A part of Paenibacillus sp. IHBB 10380 genomic DNA contains:
- a CDS encoding copper resistance CopC/CopD family protein, with product MNKIQRLLCMGIMVVFAICLLLLPTPTYAHAFLQQSSPSDNEVLTKSPAQVTLQFNESIQPAFHSVQVINSAGDRVDLDDVHIAEDRPSVLEVNVKPDLPDGNYVIVWKAVSGDGHPIEGTLQFQMGNNESENPLPSTKTTSSYFPGLDLITIRWLLYLSIAFFMGILSFYLFMYPANPKGNFLLPQRSRRLLWTSYFGIALSILLSLPLQTTIDARIGWSKVWSTVWLGQMIHTSFGTVWMVQLVLIILVGGTLIVVHRNHLSSRFRKNGAFVALLLGFGILLSKAFIGHAPTTEHQVISILMDFVHLSAVSIWLGSLLALAAILPGEASLPTYRPDRKKVYFSVIRTFSRWGTILVALLIVSGIYASFQHVPTVYALFHTLYGQILLMKSGLLLIMIGLAAFNLFRGKQMNKELNRSIWSELSVGVVVLVLSAVLSNIPTGLSSPGPIHQSHKLDNGYRISLGVSPNITGNNTFEVNIHNAAGQEFTDVQQIKLTLTSLDMDMGKYEIIIPITPSTPLRKEDLISIAGRWNAQVHVLTHSLESWDTTFTFRVGTE from the coding sequence ATGAATAAGATTCAAAGGCTACTGTGCATGGGAATTATGGTGGTGTTTGCTATATGCCTATTACTGCTTCCGACTCCCACCTATGCACATGCTTTTCTTCAACAATCAAGTCCTTCCGATAACGAAGTATTAACAAAATCTCCGGCTCAGGTCACACTTCAATTTAACGAATCTATTCAGCCGGCATTCCATTCCGTACAGGTTATCAATTCAGCCGGAGATCGTGTAGATTTAGACGATGTTCATATAGCAGAAGATCGTCCATCCGTATTAGAGGTTAATGTGAAGCCTGATTTACCTGATGGAAATTACGTTATCGTGTGGAAGGCAGTATCAGGGGATGGTCACCCTATAGAAGGAACCCTTCAATTTCAGATGGGGAATAACGAGAGTGAGAATCCTCTTCCTTCTACAAAAACAACTTCTAGTTACTTCCCTGGATTAGATTTAATCACCATTCGTTGGTTACTGTATTTAAGCATCGCTTTCTTCATGGGCATTCTCAGCTTCTATTTGTTCATGTATCCGGCCAACCCAAAAGGAAATTTCCTTTTACCACAGCGTAGCCGCAGACTGCTATGGACTTCGTATTTCGGCATTGCTCTGAGCATATTGCTAAGTCTTCCATTACAAACGACCATTGACGCAAGGATCGGGTGGAGCAAGGTATGGAGCACAGTGTGGTTAGGTCAAATGATTCATACAAGCTTTGGTACCGTGTGGATGGTTCAATTGGTACTGATCATTCTAGTTGGCGGAACATTGATTGTTGTTCATCGTAACCATTTAAGCTCACGCTTCAGAAAAAATGGTGCCTTCGTAGCCTTGCTATTAGGATTCGGTATCCTTTTATCTAAAGCATTCATAGGTCATGCACCCACAACAGAACATCAAGTAATATCCATTCTTATGGATTTCGTCCATCTATCGGCTGTTTCCATCTGGTTAGGCTCATTATTGGCATTAGCTGCTATTCTACCTGGTGAAGCTTCTCTACCCACCTATCGTCCAGATCGAAAGAAAGTGTATTTCTCGGTCATACGCACGTTCTCTCGCTGGGGAACGATACTTGTGGCACTGCTGATTGTGAGCGGTATCTATGCAAGCTTTCAACATGTACCTACGGTATATGCATTGTTTCACACTTTATACGGTCAAATTTTGCTTATGAAATCAGGGTTACTGCTTATTATGATTGGATTGGCCGCGTTTAACTTATTCCGTGGTAAACAGATGAATAAGGAACTAAACCGAAGTATATGGTCAGAGCTCAGTGTAGGTGTTGTTGTTCTTGTCCTATCAGCCGTTCTAAGCAACATACCAACAGGACTAAGTTCCCCCGGTCCGATTCATCAAAGTCACAAGCTGGATAATGGGTATAGAATCTCTCTCGGGGTTAGCCCTAATATAACAGGGAATAACACCTTCGAGGTTAATATTCACAATGCTGCAGGACAAGAATTCACAGATGTTCAGCAGATTAAGCTTACCCTTACTTCGCTAGATATGGATATGGGCAAGTATGAGATTATTATTCCGATCACCCCTTCTACACCGTTACGTAAAGAGGATCTTATAAGCATAGCGGGAAGATGGAATGCTCAAGTTCATGTATTAACTCATTCATTGGAGTCCTGGGATACCACCTTCACCTTCCGAGTAGGAACGGAATAA
- a CDS encoding YcnI family copper-binding membrane protein has product MIKIKKSKLSTLFVTVTASLLLFSGVASAHVTVKPATSAPGAWETYSIKIPVEKDIPTTKVTLKIPAGVDFKQYQPVPEWEVSTEKDSTGKVVSITWSATGNGISAGEFQQFNFVAQNPKEDEVIAWDAFQYYNDGSIVEWTGDEKSELPHSMTQVTTAPASDEASHNDSHGHDSTTPAPSESDQEPSNISDTSSSTSSSSIMDIIILIVSIAAFLLSIVALLKALKNEKK; this is encoded by the coding sequence TTGATTAAAATTAAAAAGTCCAAATTATCCACCTTATTCGTTACTGTTACTGCAAGTTTATTGTTATTCAGCGGTGTTGCCAGCGCTCACGTAACTGTCAAACCGGCTACATCTGCCCCCGGTGCTTGGGAAACATATTCCATCAAGATTCCAGTCGAGAAGGATATTCCCACGACTAAGGTTACACTCAAAATCCCAGCCGGGGTCGACTTCAAACAATATCAACCTGTGCCCGAGTGGGAAGTAAGCACTGAGAAAGACAGTACCGGCAAAGTAGTGTCCATTACATGGAGCGCTACAGGTAATGGTATCTCCGCAGGCGAATTTCAACAATTTAATTTCGTTGCCCAGAATCCTAAAGAAGATGAAGTCATTGCCTGGGATGCATTTCAATATTATAACGATGGAAGCATTGTAGAATGGACTGGCGATGAGAAGTCCGAATTGCCTCACTCGATGACACAAGTCACTACAGCACCAGCCAGCGATGAAGCATCCCACAACGATTCTCATGGTCATGACTCGACAACACCTGCACCATCTGAATCAGATCAAGAACCTTCTAACATATCGGACACTTCCAGTTCAACGAGTTCCTCTTCAATTATGGATATTATTATATTGATTGTATCTATTGCAGCCTTCCTCTTATCGATTGTAGCTTTACTTAAGGCACTTAAAAACGAAAAAAAATAA